Proteins from one bacterium genomic window:
- a CDS encoding aconitate hydratase: protein MGQNLVQKIINAHLVDGTPVAGQPIAIRIDQTLTQDATGTMAYLQFEALGIDKVRTERSVSYVDHNMLQAGFENADDHQYLQSVAARYGIDFSRPGNGICHQVHLERYGVPGKTLLGSDSHTPTNGGLGMLAIGAGGLDVAVAMAGGPFHLTMPKVIRINLKGKLQPWVAAKDIILEILRQLTVKGGVGKILEYAGDGVKSLTVPERATITNMGAELGATTSIFPSDENTRKYLAMQGREKDYTPLAADPDATYDGEVVIDLNTLEPMIAQPHSPDKVVPVRTVAGLKVDQVCVGSCTNSSLYDLMVTAAILKGKHVHPNVSMTVTPGSRQVFTAIAQAGALADIIAAGARILESACGPCIGMGQAPPSGGVSIRSFNRNFEGRSGTKDANVYLASPQVCAVCALTGEITDPRTWGPEPKVVLPDEIPLDDALIVKPPQDRQKVEIKRGPNIKPLPKQVPLPSAINGEVLLKVGDNITTDHIMPAGAKVLPLRSNIPAISEFVFVRVDPDFPRRAKEKKGGIIVGGDNYGQGSSREHAALAPMYLGVKAVIAKSFARIHHANLVNFGIPPLTFANPADYDRIDQGDVLDIPGLADKIKSGAPLMARNVTKGYDFPLTYDLTPFNRAVLMEGGLLNYTSRHAA from the coding sequence ATGGGTCAGAATCTCGTTCAAAAAATCATCAACGCGCACCTGGTCGACGGGACGCCGGTGGCCGGGCAGCCAATCGCCATCCGGATCGACCAGACGCTGACGCAGGACGCCACCGGGACGATGGCCTACCTGCAATTCGAGGCGCTGGGCATCGACAAGGTCCGAACCGAACGCTCGGTGTCGTACGTCGATCACAACATGCTCCAGGCGGGCTTTGAAAACGCCGACGACCATCAGTATCTGCAGAGCGTCGCCGCCCGCTACGGCATTGATTTCTCCCGTCCGGGCAATGGCATCTGCCACCAGGTGCATCTGGAACGGTACGGCGTTCCGGGCAAGACGCTGCTGGGCTCGGATTCGCACACGCCCACCAACGGCGGCCTGGGGATGCTGGCCATTGGCGCCGGCGGGTTGGATGTGGCCGTGGCCATGGCCGGGGGCCCCTTCCACCTCACCATGCCCAAGGTGATCCGCATCAATCTCAAGGGCAAACTGCAGCCCTGGGTCGCCGCCAAGGACATCATCCTCGAGATTCTGCGCCAATTGACCGTTAAAGGCGGCGTCGGCAAGATCCTCGAATACGCGGGCGATGGCGTCAAGAGTCTGACCGTGCCGGAGCGCGCCACGATCACCAACATGGGCGCCGAACTCGGCGCCACCACGTCGATCTTCCCATCGGATGAGAACACGCGCAAGTATCTGGCGATGCAGGGGCGCGAGAAGGACTACACGCCGCTGGCGGCCGACCCCGACGCGACCTATGACGGCGAGGTTGTCATCGACTTGAACACGCTCGAACCGATGATCGCCCAGCCGCACTCGCCCGACAAGGTGGTGCCGGTGCGCACCGTGGCGGGACTGAAGGTCGACCAGGTGTGCGTCGGCTCCTGCACAAACTCATCCCTCTACGATTTGATGGTGACCGCCGCCATCCTCAAGGGCAAGCATGTGCATCCGAACGTGAGCATGACGGTGACGCCCGGCTCGCGCCAGGTGTTCACCGCGATCGCGCAGGCGGGGGCGTTGGCCGACATCATCGCCGCCGGCGCGCGCATCCTCGAATCGGCCTGCGGGCCGTGCATCGGCATGGGCCAGGCGCCGCCATCGGGCGGCGTGTCGATCCGCAGTTTCAACCGCAACTTCGAGGGGCGTTCGGGCACCAAGGACGCGAATGTCTACCTCGCCTCGCCGCAGGTTTGCGCCGTCTGCGCCTTGACCGGCGAGATCACCGACCCGCGCACCTGGGGTCCGGAACCGAAAGTCGTGCTGCCGGATGAGATCCCGCTCGACGACGCGTTGATCGTCAAGCCGCCGCAGGACCGTCAGAAGGTCGAGATCAAGCGCGGACCGAACATCAAGCCCCTGCCCAAGCAGGTGCCGCTCCCCAGCGCCATCAATGGCGAAGTGCTGCTGAAGGTCGGCGACAACATCACCACCGATCACATCATGCCGGCGGGCGCCAAGGTGCTGCCGCTGCGGTCGAACATCCCGGCGATCTCGGAGTTCGTCTTTGTCCGTGTCGATCCCGACTTCCCGCGCCGCGCCAAGGAGAAAAAGGGCGGCATCATTGTCGGCGGCGACAACTACGGACAGGGCTCCTCGCGCGAGCACGCGGCGTTGGCGCCGATGTACCTGGGGGTCAAGGCCGTCATCGCCAAGAGCTTCGCCCGCATTCATCACGCCAACCTCGTCAACTTCGGCATTCCGCCGCTGACCTTCGCCAACCCGGCCGACTATGATCGCATCGATCAGGGCGATGTCCTCGACATCCCCGGATTGGCCGACAAGATCAAAAGTGGCGCGCCGCTCATGGCCCGCAACGTCACCAAGGGGTACGACTTCCCGCTGACGTACGACCTGACGCCCTTCAACCGCGCGGTGTTGATGGAAGGCGGACTGCTCAACTACACCAGCCGTCACGCCGCGTAA
- the gcvT gene encoding glycine cleavage system aminomethyltransferase GcvT gives MKLTPLTAIHERLGGRMVPFAGYRMPVQYSGIIPEHRAVRQSVGIFDLSHMGEFDVRGPGAIEFLERMTTNDVSALKIHQCQYTVMMNDTGGIVDDLLIYRRPEGAMLVVNAANIDKDFAWLKQHCPPGVQLTNHSDETALVAIQGPRAQDVVGRLIKHDLDSIPFYWAADTKYDGRPIVFSRTGYTGEDGFEIYLPNDLAVRFWEQAMEVGQAFGMLPIGLGARDTLRLEMKYALYGNDIDMTTSPIEAGLGWVVKENKPFEFVGKQHILDIKKSGPRRKLVAFVMDEKAIPRHGCEIRAGGAAIGTVTSGTHSPSLDKGIGMGYVAAEHSKVGTKLEIVIRDKGVPATVVKPPFVANTSHR, from the coding sequence TTGAAACTCACGCCCCTGACCGCGATCCACGAGCGGTTGGGCGGTCGGATGGTGCCCTTCGCCGGTTACCGCATGCCGGTGCAGTACTCCGGAATCATCCCGGAGCACCGCGCGGTGCGCCAGTCCGTCGGGATCTTCGATCTGAGCCACATGGGTGAATTCGACGTCCGCGGACCCGGCGCGATCGAGTTCCTCGAGCGCATGACCACCAACGATGTAAGCGCGCTGAAAATACACCAGTGCCAGTACACTGTGATGATGAACGACACGGGCGGCATCGTGGATGATCTGCTCATCTACCGCCGCCCCGAGGGGGCGATGCTGGTCGTCAACGCCGCCAACATCGACAAGGATTTCGCCTGGCTGAAGCAGCACTGCCCGCCAGGGGTCCAACTGACCAATCACTCCGACGAGACCGCGCTGGTGGCCATCCAGGGTCCGCGCGCGCAGGATGTGGTCGGCCGGCTGATCAAACACGACCTCGACTCGATCCCCTTCTATTGGGCGGCCGACACGAAGTACGATGGTCGCCCGATCGTCTTCTCGCGCACGGGGTACACCGGCGAGGATGGATTCGAAATCTACCTGCCCAATGATCTGGCGGTGAGATTCTGGGAGCAGGCGATGGAGGTCGGGCAAGCGTTCGGCATGTTGCCGATTGGTCTCGGCGCGCGCGATACGTTACGCCTGGAGATGAAGTACGCGCTCTATGGCAACGATATCGACATGACCACCAGTCCGATCGAAGCGGGGCTGGGCTGGGTGGTCAAGGAGAACAAGCCGTTCGAGTTCGTCGGGAAACAGCACATCCTCGATATCAAGAAGTCCGGCCCGCGACGCAAGCTGGTCGCCTTCGTCATGGACGAGAAAGCGATTCCGCGTCACGGGTGCGAGATCCGCGCCGGCGGCGCCGCCATCGGGACCGTGACCTCGGGCACGCACTCACCGTCGCTGGACAAGGGGATCGGCATGGGATATGTGGCTGCCGAGCACAGCAAGGTCGGAACCAAGCTAGAGATCGTTATCCGCGACAAGGGCGTTCCCGCCACGGTCGTCAAGCCGCCCTTCGTCGCCAATACCAGCCATCGATAA
- a CDS encoding 2-phosphosulfolactate phosphatase → MFISVSLSPGNRAQDLAQFQDTLGCYVVIDVLRASTVICTALANGAREVVPFASVEAARAARRTDALLCGERDGVKLPGFDCGNSPSEYTAEAIGGRTLLYASTNGAVALANAPEKAETLVAGFVNLTAAAEAIDRIGLTTLIVCAGKEGRFALEDAVCAGALIAKLWEVSEHAEPATDSAYAAQALWDRYKDDPNMALWQSEHGQFLMSLGFGADLAACAAIDTTSVVPVKRHGALVAA, encoded by the coding sequence ATGTTCATTTCTGTCTCCCTCTCCCCCGGCAACCGCGCGCAGGATCTGGCCCAATTCCAGGACACGCTGGGCTGTTATGTCGTCATCGATGTGCTGCGGGCCTCAACGGTAATCTGCACCGCACTGGCCAACGGCGCGCGCGAGGTGGTGCCCTTCGCGTCGGTGGAGGCGGCTCGTGCCGCCCGGCGGACCGATGCCCTGCTGTGCGGCGAGCGCGACGGGGTTAAACTGCCCGGCTTCGATTGCGGCAACTCGCCCTCCGAGTACACAGCCGAAGCCATTGGCGGGCGCACGCTGCTCTACGCCTCCACCAACGGGGCGGTGGCGCTGGCCAACGCGCCGGAGAAGGCTGAGACCCTGGTCGCCGGGTTTGTGAATCTCACGGCGGCGGCCGAGGCCATCGACAGAATCGGGCTGACCACATTGATCGTCTGCGCCGGCAAGGAGGGACGCTTCGCCCTCGAGGATGCGGTCTGCGCCGGCGCGTTGATCGCCAAATTGTGGGAGGTCTCCGAGCACGCCGAGCCGGCCACCGACAGCGCCTACGCCGCGCAGGCGCTCTGGGATCGGTACAAGGACGATCCCAACATGGCGCTCTGGCAGAGCGAACACGGCCAGTTCCTGATGTCGCTGGGATTCGGCGCCGATCTGGCCGCGTGCGCCGCGATCGACACGACGTCGGTTGTGCCGGTCAAGCGACACGGTGCGCTGGTGGCGGCATGA
- the tyrS gene encoding tyrosine--tRNA ligase: MNFLDDMRWRGLVVDMTPGLEEHFQSQTVTGYIGFDPTAASLHVGSLMQIMNLARLQRAGHRPIAVVGGGTGMIGDPSGKANERPLLTVAQVEENAAAIHRQLQKFLDFDYGASRAIFVNNADWLNSLNFVAFLRDIGKHFSVNAMIGRESVRRRLESQEGISFTEFSYMLLQAYDFLMLHERHGCTLQMGGSDQWGNIVSGADLIRRIRGGQAFGLVSPLVTTASGTKFGKTEAGTVWLDASRTSPYKYYQFWLNTDDKDVVDYLKFFTWLDQKTIGELAEATRSRPEAREAQKVLAREVTRLTHGDDALARAEQVSKLFFSGELAELSAAELLDVLDDAPSSEIRRAEIDGNRLELAALLHQAGVATSKSDGKRSIEGGGIYLGGRKITDRDYAVSMSDSIEGKLFLLRKGKKQYHVVRITD; the protein is encoded by the coding sequence ATGAACTTCCTGGATGACATGAGATGGCGCGGGCTGGTGGTCGACATGACCCCCGGCTTGGAGGAGCACTTCCAATCCCAGACCGTGACCGGTTACATCGGCTTCGACCCGACCGCCGCCAGTCTGCATGTTGGCTCGCTTATGCAGATCATGAATCTGGCGCGCCTGCAGCGGGCCGGGCACCGTCCGATTGCCGTGGTCGGCGGCGGCACCGGCATGATTGGCGACCCCAGCGGCAAGGCCAACGAGAGGCCGCTATTGACGGTGGCGCAGGTGGAGGAGAACGCGGCGGCGATCCACCGCCAGTTGCAGAAGTTCCTCGATTTCGACTATGGCGCCAGCCGCGCGATCTTCGTCAACAACGCTGACTGGCTCAATTCGCTCAACTTCGTCGCGTTCCTGCGCGACATCGGCAAACATTTCTCGGTCAACGCCATGATCGGCCGCGAATCGGTGCGCCGGCGCCTGGAAAGCCAGGAGGGGATCTCCTTTACCGAGTTCTCCTACATGCTCTTGCAGGCGTACGATTTTCTCATGCTCCACGAACGGCACGGCTGCACCCTGCAAATGGGCGGCAGCGACCAGTGGGGCAACATCGTCTCGGGCGCCGATCTCATCCGGCGCATCCGCGGCGGGCAGGCCTTCGGGCTGGTCTCACCGTTGGTGACCACCGCGAGCGGAACCAAGTTCGGCAAGACCGAAGCGGGGACCGTCTGGCTGGATGCGTCGCGCACCTCTCCCTACAAATACTACCAGTTCTGGCTCAACACCGACGACAAGGACGTGGTTGACTACCTGAAGTTCTTCACCTGGTTGGACCAGAAGACCATCGGCGAGTTGGCCGAGGCGACCCGGAGCCGCCCCGAGGCGCGCGAGGCGCAGAAGGTGTTGGCGCGCGAGGTGACCCGGTTGACTCATGGCGATGATGCGTTGGCGCGCGCCGAGCAGGTCTCGAAACTGTTCTTCAGCGGCGAATTGGCGGAGTTGTCGGCCGCGGAATTGTTGGATGTCCTCGATGACGCCCCGTCCAGCGAGATCCGCCGCGCCGAAATCGACGGCAACCGGCTGGAGCTGGCCGCGCTCCTGCATCAGGCCGGAGTGGCCACTTCGAAGAGCGATGGCAAGCGGTCGATCGAGGGCGGCGGCATCTATCTCGGCGGCCGCAAGATCACCGACCGCGATTATGCCGTTTCGATGAGCGACAGCATCGAGGGCAAACTCTTCCTGCTACGCAAAGGGAAAAAGCAGTACCACGTGGTGCGGATCACCGATTAG
- a CDS encoding c-type cytochrome, with amino-acid sequence MSEHTPPMRRTEIPVEKRPYGVYFFVFALVLALGTLWAVADEVIVRRPWKDWQRRFNEYEYSMIAARRDSLAAALEQAEQTADPSQTRAGLQQQLNAMRAALADNNQYHALQTELKDRDFDLFKVNREYQFTKSTYDEKFYFYTEAKHAGHDYGELERETESLKRVMDSLLPIIRVKAAGRDSIQHTIDALEGPIDSLAGLIQGKTQEIAKLDERLAAIKSRPIKVKQVILPDYEPNEFGNPIIRVDRCMTCHVGIDKPEFAGAPQPFAAHPRMDEYFKNHPVEKFGCTPCHDGQGPALTEADAHAPKKYWDHPILAAHMREAGCQKCHQNRIWLNHAEKLTLAQEKVRRWGCFGCHDIEGYNHLAKVAPRLDKVNAKVSAEWMFDWIKNPRHFRPDTRMPNFRMPDSEVVAVTHYLRAVSKDSPGENWPTYRATGDARRGLELVQSVGCLGCHQIGNLAQQAGDVSRAAKIDHGPTLSRIGNKVSGAWLYGWLKNPRAYNPDTRMPSLRLTDAEAENITAYLLTLRDPAYTPTPSPSLPSSAEELARQGEYWIRTYGCFGCHEIPGMEKEGKVSVELTTFGAKDVTELAFGDATELPETWEAWTMGKLTDSRRYETKQVVQRMPDFAMSEEDAQLITMLLRSWDGRKVYEDYREKLDDRRERLEAGRTLIDHYNCTGCHVLEGRGGDIRAYIPDKGYQPPVLTPEGAKVQSDWLFKFLREPYPIRPWLQVRMPTFGLTAAEITAINQYFMAYNGVIAPFHYVKVEDLDPASVRRGKEIFDDLQCLSCHVLSEESLAQRGASSLAPNLALAHERLRPDWIIDWLTDPQKIDPGTNMPSFFYSEGERLYDDADEQIRALRDYLLTLKPL; translated from the coding sequence ATGAGTGAGCACACGCCCCCGATGCGCCGCACCGAGATTCCGGTCGAAAAACGCCCCTATGGCGTGTACTTCTTTGTCTTCGCGCTCGTCCTCGCGCTGGGCACGCTTTGGGCGGTGGCCGATGAGGTGATCGTCCGGCGGCCATGGAAGGACTGGCAGCGCCGTTTCAATGAATACGAATACAGCATGATCGCGGCGCGCCGCGATTCGCTGGCGGCCGCGCTGGAGCAGGCCGAGCAGACGGCCGATCCGTCGCAAACCCGCGCCGGGCTTCAGCAGCAGCTGAATGCGATGCGCGCGGCGCTGGCGGACAACAATCAGTACCATGCGCTGCAGACGGAGCTGAAAGACCGCGATTTTGATCTGTTCAAGGTCAACCGCGAGTACCAGTTCACCAAGAGCACCTACGACGAAAAATTCTACTTCTATACCGAAGCCAAACACGCCGGGCACGATTACGGCGAACTGGAGCGGGAGACCGAGTCGCTCAAGCGGGTGATGGACTCGCTTCTGCCGATCATCCGGGTCAAGGCCGCCGGGCGCGATTCGATCCAGCATACCATCGACGCCCTCGAGGGGCCGATTGATTCGCTGGCGGGATTGATTCAGGGGAAGACGCAGGAGATTGCCAAACTGGACGAGCGGCTGGCGGCGATCAAAAGCCGGCCGATCAAAGTCAAGCAGGTCATCCTGCCCGACTATGAACCCAACGAGTTTGGGAATCCGATCATCCGTGTCGACCGCTGCATGACCTGCCATGTCGGCATCGACAAGCCCGAGTTCGCCGGCGCGCCGCAGCCGTTTGCCGCCCATCCGCGCATGGATGAGTACTTCAAGAATCACCCGGTCGAGAAGTTCGGTTGCACACCCTGCCATGATGGCCAGGGACCGGCGCTGACCGAGGCGGACGCGCATGCGCCCAAGAAATACTGGGACCACCCGATCCTGGCCGCGCACATGCGCGAGGCGGGCTGTCAGAAGTGCCACCAGAACCGCATCTGGCTCAACCACGCCGAGAAACTGACGTTGGCGCAGGAAAAGGTGCGACGCTGGGGCTGCTTCGGATGCCACGACATCGAGGGGTACAACCACCTGGCGAAAGTCGCGCCGCGCTTGGACAAAGTGAACGCGAAGGTCAGCGCCGAGTGGATGTTTGACTGGATCAAGAATCCGCGGCACTTCCGCCCCGACACGCGCATGCCCAATTTCCGCATGCCCGATTCGGAAGTGGTGGCGGTCACACATTATCTGCGCGCGGTGTCAAAGGATTCACCGGGCGAGAATTGGCCGACGTACCGCGCGACCGGCGATGCGCGCCGCGGGCTGGAACTCGTCCAGTCGGTCGGATGTCTGGGCTGCCATCAGATCGGCAACCTGGCGCAACAGGCCGGCGATGTTTCACGCGCCGCAAAAATCGACCACGGTCCCACCCTTTCGCGCATCGGCAACAAAGTCTCGGGGGCATGGCTCTACGGCTGGCTGAAAAACCCGCGCGCCTACAACCCCGACACGCGCATGCCCTCGTTGCGCCTGACCGACGCCGAAGCCGAGAACATCACCGCCTACCTGCTCACCCTGCGCGATCCCGCCTACACACCCACGCCGTCGCCGTCGCTGCCGTCTTCGGCGGAGGAACTGGCGCGGCAAGGCGAATACTGGATCCGCACCTATGGCTGCTTCGGATGCCATGAGATTCCGGGCATGGAGAAGGAAGGGAAGGTGTCGGTTGAACTGACCACCTTCGGCGCCAAGGATGTCACCGAGCTGGCGTTCGGCGACGCGACCGAATTGCCCGAGACCTGGGAAGCCTGGACCATGGGCAAGTTGACCGACTCGCGCCGCTACGAAACCAAGCAGGTGGTCCAGCGCATGCCCGATTTCGCCATGAGTGAGGAGGACGCGCAGCTGATCACGATGCTGTTGCGCTCCTGGGACGGGCGCAAGGTCTATGAGGATTATCGCGAAAAGCTGGACGACCGTCGCGAACGGTTGGAGGCGGGACGCACTCTCATCGATCATTACAACTGCACCGGCTGTCATGTGCTCGAGGGGCGCGGCGGCGACATCCGCGCCTACATTCCCGACAAGGGGTATCAGCCGCCGGTGCTCACGCCCGAAGGCGCCAAGGTGCAGTCGGACTGGCTGTTTAAGTTCCTGCGTGAACCCTATCCGATTCGTCCCTGGTTGCAGGTGCGCATGCCGACCTTCGGCCTGACCGCGGCGGAGATCACGGCCATCAATCAGTATTTCATGGCGTACAACGGGGTGATCGCGCCGTTCCATTATGTGAAGGTTGAGGACCTCGACCCGGCCTCGGTGCGGCGCGGCAAGGAGATCTTCGACGACTTGCAGTGCCTGTCCTGCCATGTCCTCTCCGAGGAGTCGCTGGCCCAGCGGGGCGCGTCCAGTCTGGCGCCGAACCTGGCGTTGGCCCACGAACGTCTGCGTCCCGACTGGATCATCGACTGGCTGACCGACCCGCAAAAGATCGATCCCGGCACCAACATGCCGTCGTTCTTCTATTCGGAAGGCGAGCGACTTTACGATGACGCCGATGAACAAATCCGGGCGCTGCGCGACTACCTGTTGACACTCAAACCGCTTTAG
- a CDS encoding cytochrome C yields the protein MHQLWDIVSKGDNIPIVIMLFLVAFYVWWGMKQALRNDASLEKTGALPVPDKVHVWPFLVRIEFLAAIVVMALLTVWSIFINAPLEEAANPTRTPNPSKAPWYFLGLQEMLVYFDPWIAGVVLPSLIIVGLMLIPYIDINPQGNGYYSYKQRKFAIWTYMFGFIVLWVILIFVGTFLRGPGWYFFWPWQTWDPHKVVALTNVDLHELFGIHDKTIALIFGFVVVGGYFALGPLFWLWKRKSMPVLEKMGLVRYAIVSFLFLSMMALPIKMLLRWTLNIKYVWVTPWFNV from the coding sequence ATGCATCAACTCTGGGACATCGTCAGCAAGGGTGACAACATTCCGATTGTCATCATGCTTTTCCTCGTCGCCTTCTATGTCTGGTGGGGGATGAAGCAGGCGTTGCGCAACGACGCCAGTCTCGAAAAGACCGGCGCGCTGCCGGTGCCCGACAAGGTGCATGTCTGGCCCTTCCTGGTGCGGATCGAATTTCTGGCCGCGATCGTGGTCATGGCGCTGTTGACGGTGTGGTCGATCTTCATCAACGCGCCGCTGGAAGAAGCGGCCAATCCGACCCGCACCCCGAACCCATCGAAGGCGCCCTGGTATTTCCTCGGCCTGCAGGAAATGCTGGTCTACTTCGACCCGTGGATTGCCGGCGTGGTGCTGCCCAGTCTGATCATCGTCGGGCTGATGCTGATACCCTATATCGACATTAACCCGCAGGGCAACGGCTACTATTCCTACAAGCAGCGCAAGTTCGCCATCTGGACCTACATGTTCGGGTTCATCGTGCTGTGGGTGATCCTGATCTTCGTCGGCACCTTCCTGCGCGGTCCGGGGTGGTACTTCTTCTGGCCCTGGCAGACCTGGGATCCGCACAAGGTGGTGGCGTTGACCAATGTCGATTTGCATGAGCTCTTCGGCATCCACGACAAGACGATCGCGCTCATCTTCGGGTTTGTCGTTGTGGGCGGCTACTTCGCTCTGGGTCCGCTCTTTTGGCTGTGGAAGCGCAAGTCGATGCCGGTCCTGGAGAAGATGGGGCTGGTGCGCTACGCCATCGTCTCTTTCCTGTTTCTGTCAATGATGGCGCTGCCGATCAAGATGCTTCTGCGCTGGACCCTGAACATCAAGTACGTGTGGGTGACGCCCTGGTTTAACGTCTGA
- a CDS encoding cytochrome b N-terminal domain-containing protein, whose amino-acid sequence MPLADLKKSVTKSPVWKSVFRHDYKDTERNRYLQILSNIWLHLHPTKISRHAVEVRYTWGMGGISFFIFLVLTVTGVVLMFYYRPTDQYAYYDMKYLMNDVPFGAFIRNMHRWAAHAMVITVWLHMLRVFMTGSYKPPREFNWVIGVILLVLTLLLSFTGYLLPWDQLAIWAVTVGTNMARATPLLGHEGPLGPQIGMKPDNDVRFLLLGGTQVGPPALLRFYVLHCVFLPVAIGIFMIVHFWRIRKDGGISGPTGKV is encoded by the coding sequence ATGCCGCTTGCGGATCTCAAAAAGTCGGTCACCAAATCGCCGGTCTGGAAGTCGGTCTTCCGGCACGACTACAAGGACACCGAGCGCAACCGCTACCTGCAGATTCTCTCCAATATCTGGCTGCACCTGCATCCGACCAAGATATCACGGCACGCGGTCGAGGTGCGCTACACCTGGGGGATGGGTGGGATTTCCTTCTTCATCTTCCTGGTGCTGACGGTGACCGGCGTGGTCCTGATGTTCTACTACCGGCCGACCGACCAGTACGCCTACTACGACATGAAGTACCTGATGAACGATGTCCCGTTCGGGGCGTTCATCCGCAACATGCACCGCTGGGCGGCGCATGCGATGGTCATCACCGTCTGGCTGCACATGCTGCGTGTGTTCATGACCGGCTCCTACAAGCCGCCGCGCGAATTCAACTGGGTGATCGGCGTGATCCTGCTGGTGCTCACCCTGCTTTTGTCCTTCACCGGATACCTGCTGCCGTGGGACCAGCTGGCGATCTGGGCGGTCACGGTTGGCACGAACATGGCGCGGGCCACCCCGCTTTTGGGACATGAGGGTCCCTTGGGGCCGCAGATCGGCATGAAGCCGGACAACGATGTGCGCTTCCTGCTTCTGGGCGGCACACAGGTCGGGCCGCCGGCGCTCTTGCGATTCTATGTCCTGCATTGCGTGTTCCTGCCGGTGGCGATCGGGATCTTCATGATTGTGCACTTCTGGCGCATTCGCAAAGACGGCGGGATTTCCGGGCCGACGGGGAAGGTGTAG
- a CDS encoding Rieske (2Fe-2S) protein, whose amino-acid sequence MSDEITEGQGLTGGDSQAPRSTPAGEPVGPEVRRVPPTERGAVAAPVPVPPRPEKKADGLRRTAAAEESDTNIWRYSRRDFFAKLGWLSVFSFLGVMLIGTLRYMFPRVLFEPSPIFRAGFPEEYLPGTVSTKWMKDFRVWVVREGNRIYALSGICTHLGCTPRWLEKEDKFKCPCHGSGFYRTGVNFEGPAPRALERVKISRAEDGTILIDKSIKFLYENGGWDNPQSYLSV is encoded by the coding sequence ATGAGTGACGAGATAACGGAAGGCCAGGGGCTGACCGGGGGCGACTCCCAAGCACCTCGTTCCACACCCGCCGGAGAACCGGTGGGGCCGGAGGTGCGCCGTGTTCCGCCGACGGAACGTGGGGCGGTGGCGGCGCCAGTGCCGGTGCCGCCGCGTCCGGAGAAAAAGGCCGATGGTCTGCGGCGCACCGCCGCCGCCGAGGAATCTGACACCAACATCTGGCGCTATTCGCGCCGGGACTTCTTCGCCAAGCTGGGCTGGCTCTCGGTCTTTTCGTTTCTCGGCGTGATGCTGATCGGCACGCTGCGTTACATGTTTCCGCGCGTGCTTTTTGAACCGTCGCCGATCTTCCGCGCCGGATTCCCGGAGGAGTATCTGCCCGGCACCGTCTCCACCAAGTGGATGAAGGATTTCCGTGTCTGGGTGGTGCGCGAAGGAAACCGGATCTACGCCCTCTCGGGAATCTGCACGCATCTGGGTTGCACTCCGCGCTGGCTGGAGAAGGAAGACAAGTTCAAGTGCCCCTGCCACGGTTCCGGGTTCTACCGCACCGGGGTCAACTTCGAGGGTCCGGCGCCGCGGGCGCTGGAGCGGGTCAAGATTTCCCGCGCCGAGGATGGCACGATCCTGATCGACAAGTCGATCAAGTTCCTGTACGAAAACGGCGGCTGGGACAATCCCCAGTCGTATCTGAGCGTTTAG
- a CDS encoding GIY-YIG nuclease family protein gives MVKIRKPWFVYLVRCADGSIYTGISDDVDARLEKHNKGRGARYTAQRRPVSLLHTEKHPDQGSAMRRERQIKAWAKSRKEELARAGARRRSTPRRRKTAA, from the coding sequence ATGGTGAAAATCCGCAAGCCTTGGTTTGTCTACCTGGTCCGTTGCGCGGACGGGTCGATCTATACCGGCATCAGCGATGATGTCGACGCCCGGCTGGAAAAGCACAACAAGGGACGCGGCGCGCGGTACACCGCCCAGCGGCGGCCGGTGTCGCTCCTGCACACCGAAAAGCACCCGGACCAGGGAAGCGCCATGCGTCGGGAACGGCAGATCAAGGCATGGGCGAAGTCCAGAAAGGAAGAGCTTGCCCGGGCTGGCGCCAGGAGGCGCAGCACGCCACGACGGCGCAAGACGGCCGCTTAG